One segment of Candidatus Polarisedimenticolaceae bacterium DNA contains the following:
- a CDS encoding DoxX family protein — MKRRLFDPGSHTGPASLGLLLLRLGFGLSMALGHGWGKLRSFGELAATFPDPLGIGSRLSLMGAIGGEFVCPLLLALGLGTRLAAIPAAFTMGVAVFVIHAADPFAKQEKALLFLVAFAALVFTGAGRYSLDAKLGK; from the coding sequence TTGAAGCGCCGGCTCTTCGACCCCGGATCCCACACCGGCCCCGCGTCCCTCGGGCTGCTCCTCCTGCGCCTGGGCTTCGGCCTGTCCATGGCCCTCGGTCACGGGTGGGGGAAGCTCCGGTCGTTCGGCGAGCTCGCGGCCACGTTCCCCGATCCGCTCGGGATCGGCTCCCGCCTCAGCCTGATGGGGGCGATCGGGGGCGAGTTCGTCTGTCCGCTGCTGCTCGCGCTGGGCCTCGGAACCCGGCTCGCCGCGATTCCCGCCGCGTTCACGATGGGGGTCGCGGTGTTCGTGATCCACGCCGCCGACCCGTTCGCGAAGCAGGAGAAGGCCCTTCTCTTCCTGGTCGCGTTCGCCGCCCTCGTCTTCACCGGCGCGGGGCGTTACTCGCTGGACGCCAAGCTGGGGAAGTGA
- a CDS encoding glutathione S-transferase family protein encodes MLLYDSRPSGNCYKVRLLLSQLGIPFERRELSVTDRTNRPQVLGGLNPALRVPTIVLDDGRPLAESNAILWYFGDGTKYVPEDRYERAQVLQWQFFEQYDHEPNIAVARFWLHYREGPIDADALAAKHIGGYRALDAMERHLKDRAFLVAERYTIADISLYAYTHVAEEGGFDLGRHPGVRAWLGRVAAQPGHVKMGD; translated from the coding sequence ATGCTGCTGTACGACAGCCGCCCCTCCGGGAACTGCTACAAGGTGCGCCTGCTGCTCTCCCAACTCGGGATTCCGTTCGAGCGACGGGAGCTCTCGGTGACCGATCGGACGAACCGCCCGCAGGTGCTCGGCGGGCTGAACCCGGCGCTGCGCGTGCCGACGATCGTGCTCGACGACGGCCGGCCGCTCGCCGAGTCGAACGCGATCCTCTGGTACTTCGGCGACGGCACGAAGTACGTCCCCGAGGACCGTTACGAGCGGGCCCAGGTCCTCCAGTGGCAGTTCTTCGAGCAATACGACCACGAGCCGAACATCGCGGTCGCCCGCTTCTGGCTGCACTACCGGGAAGGGCCGATCGACGCCGACGCCCTCGCCGCCAAGCACATCGGCGGTTACCGCGCCCTCGACGCGATGGAGCGCCATCTCAAGGACCGCGCGTTCCTCGTCGCGGAGCGCTACACGATCGCGGACATCTCGCTGTACGCCTACACGCACGTCGCGGAGGAGGGCGGATTCGATCTCGGCCGCCACCCGGGGGTGCGGGCCTGGCTCGGCCGCGTGGCGGCGCAGCCGGGACACGTGAAGATGGGCGACTGA
- a CDS encoding DUF1800 family protein, whose translation MAARRFIRLAAPLCLAAMALPSRASMTPEDSARFLGQATLGANWEEIHRTATLGRASWLDEQFAKPVGRHRPFLDARSRLGLEVTAEHRRWSWWEQVMEGPDPLRQRVALALSEIFVVSDANDAVGNNPIGLADYYDMLLDRAFGNYRDLLLDVTLHPVMGAYLSHLRNERSNPAAGRYPDENYAREIMQLFSIGLFQLNADGTLKLDGAGRPMPTYDNDDITEFAKIFTGLSFASPSRDFRRGTEVWTEPMRMHDEFHEPGPKRLLRGKYVPAGQTGMKDVNDAIDNLFQHPNVGPFLSRRLIQRLVTSNPSPEYIGRVAAVFADDGAGVRGNLKAVVRAILLDPEAATPPGSSDVARGRLQESFLRRVHLARAFDARSPAAEYRISDPGAPVAFGQRPLSSPTVFNFFLPDHQPTGEIADAGIVAPEFQIVTAVTAITSANDLRSQVDGVMNRDDDEVFEVRLDLSDEIATASDARQLVDRLDLLLMHGEMSAAMRGILVGALERLDDPASRARLAVHLIALSPEYNVSK comes from the coding sequence ATGGCGGCACGGCGCTTCATCCGACTCGCGGCTCCGCTTTGCCTCGCGGCGATGGCGCTTCCGTCCCGCGCCTCGATGACGCCCGAGGACTCCGCACGGTTCCTCGGGCAGGCGACCCTCGGCGCGAACTGGGAGGAGATCCATCGGACCGCGACGCTCGGTCGCGCGTCGTGGCTCGACGAGCAGTTCGCGAAGCCGGTGGGCCGCCACCGACCCTTCCTCGACGCGCGGTCCCGGCTGGGCCTCGAGGTGACCGCCGAGCACCGCCGCTGGTCCTGGTGGGAGCAGGTCATGGAAGGCCCCGACCCGCTCCGCCAGCGGGTCGCGCTCGCGCTGAGCGAGATCTTCGTCGTCTCCGACGCGAACGACGCCGTCGGCAACAACCCGATCGGGCTCGCCGACTACTACGACATGTTGCTCGACCGCGCGTTCGGGAACTACCGGGACCTCCTGCTCGACGTGACGCTCCACCCGGTCATGGGCGCGTACCTCAGCCACCTGCGCAACGAGAGGTCGAACCCCGCGGCGGGGCGCTACCCGGACGAGAACTACGCGCGCGAGATCATGCAGCTGTTCTCGATCGGGCTGTTCCAGCTGAACGCGGACGGCACCCTGAAGCTCGACGGCGCGGGGCGGCCGATGCCCACCTACGACAACGACGACATCACGGAGTTCGCGAAGATCTTCACCGGCCTGTCCTTCGCGAGCCCGAGCCGCGACTTCCGCCGCGGGACCGAGGTATGGACGGAGCCGATGCGGATGCACGACGAGTTCCACGAACCGGGGCCCAAGCGGCTGCTCCGCGGCAAATACGTCCCCGCCGGCCAGACCGGGATGAAGGACGTGAACGACGCGATCGACAATCTCTTCCAGCATCCCAACGTCGGGCCCTTCCTCTCGCGCCGGCTCATCCAGCGCCTGGTCACCTCCAACCCGAGCCCCGAGTACATCGGGCGCGTGGCGGCGGTGTTCGCGGACGACGGGGCCGGGGTGCGCGGAAACCTCAAGGCGGTCGTGCGGGCGATCCTGCTGGACCCGGAGGCCGCGACGCCTCCCGGCTCGTCGGACGTCGCGCGCGGGCGCCTCCAGGAGTCGTTCCTGCGTCGCGTGCACCTCGCCCGCGCCTTCGATGCGCGCAGCCCCGCGGCGGAATACCGCATCTCCGATCCCGGCGCGCCGGTCGCCTTCGGCCAGCGGCCGCTGAGCTCGCCGACGGTGTTCAACTTCTTCCTCCCCGACCACCAGCCGACCGGGGAGATCGCCGACGCCGGCATCGTCGCGCCGGAGTTCCAGATCGTCACGGCGGTCACCGCGATCACGAGCGCCAACGACCTGCGCAGCCAGGTGGACGGCGTCATGAACCGCGACGACGACGAGGTGTTCGAGGTGCGACTCGACCTCTCCGACGAGATCGCCACGGCCTCCGACGCGCGACAGCTCGTCGACCGGCTCGACCTGCTCCTCATGCACGGCGAGATGAGCGCCGCGATGCGCGGGATCCTCGTCGGCGCCCTCGAGCGGCTCGACGATCCGGCGTCCCGGGCCCGCCTCGCGGTCCACCTGATCGCGCTTTCCCCCGAATACAACGTGAGCAAGTGA